One genomic segment of Ricinus communis isolate WT05 ecotype wild-type chromosome 5, ASM1957865v1, whole genome shotgun sequence includes these proteins:
- the LOC8279520 gene encoding mediator of RNA polymerase II transcription subunit 32: MDSIVDSLNNAYQEFVAAAANVLEAKEVAGAQKTASTDAALENFKQKWELFRVACDQAEEFVESVKQRIGSECLVDEATGSMTGKSTTGLPPISAVRLEQMSKAVRWLVIELQQGSGAASGFGHAHPSAPFDARFSEDATQ; the protein is encoded by the coding sequence ATGGACAGTATCGTAGACTCTTTAAACAACGCATATCAAGAATTTGTAGCTGCAGCAGCTAATGTACTTGAAGCCAAAGAGGTAGCTGGTGCACAAAAAACAGCATCAACAGATGCTGCATTAGAAAATTTCAAGCAGAAGTGGGAGTTGTTTAGGGTAGCATGTGATCAAGCTGAGGAGTTTGTGGAGTCAGTGAAGCAAAGGATTGGATCTGAGTGCTTAGTTGATGAGGCCACTGGTTCTATGACTGGGAAGTCAACAACTGGTCTGCCACCTATTAGTGCTGTTCGGCTAGAACAGATGAGTAAAGCTGTGCGATGGCTTGTTATTGAGTTGCAGCAGGGTTCCGGAGCAGCTAGTGGTTTTGGGCATGCTCATCCTTCTGCTCCTTTTGATGCTCGGTTTTCTGAAGATGCGACCCAATAG
- the LOC8279518 gene encoding ATP-dependent Clp protease proteolytic subunit 6, chloroplastic has translation MVVASAITAPVSFSIFSTNKTLPSVSSSSFHRVSARFIVSSLNSSPYRDSSIGGLSSRRSGLPLSIDEKNSHRATQSYITIEAKKGNPPIMPAVMTPGGPLDLQSVLFRNRIIFIGQPINSQVAQRVISQLVTLATIDENSDILMYLNCPGGSTYSVLAIYDCMSWIKPKVGTVCFGVAASQGALLLAGGEKGMRYAMPNARIMIHQPQGGCGGHVEDVRRQVNEAVQSRHKVDRMYAAFTGQPLEKVQQYTERDRFLSTSEAMEFGLIDGILETEY, from the exons ATGGTAGTAGCATCAGCTATTACAGCTCCTGTTAGCTTCTCTATCTTTTCTACAAACAAAACCCTCCCTTCTGTTTCTTCATCATCATTCCACAG AGTCTCAGCAAGGTTTATAGTGTCCTCTTTGAATAGTAGTCCCTACCGTGATTCTTCAATTGGTG GATTATCAAGTAGAAGAAGTGGACTTCCTCTAAGCATTGATGAGAAGAATTCTCATAGAGCTACTCAAAG ttacATTACAATTGAAGCCAAAAAGGGAAATCCACCAATTATGCCTGCAGTAATGACTCCAGGAGGACCTTTGGATCTGCAATCTGTGCTATTTAGGAATCGCATAATCTTCATTGGGCAACCTATCAATTCGCAGGTGGCTCAACGTGTTATATCCCAGCTCGTCACTCTAGCGACCATCGATGAGAATTCTGATATTCTG ATGTACCTGAACTGCCCTGGTGGAAGCACTTACTCTGTGTTGGCAATTTATGATTGCATGTCCTGG ATAAAGCCAAAAGTTGGCACCGTATGTTTTGGAGTAGCTGCAAGCCAAGGAGCGCTGCTTCTTGCTGGTGGAGAAAAGGGAATGCGGTATGCAATGCCTAATGCGCGTATAATGATACATCAACCACAGGGTGGATGTGGG GGTCATGTGGAGGACGTGAGGCGGCAAGTAAATGAAGCAGTTCAATCTCGTCAT AAAGTTGACAGGATGTATGCTGCATTTACTGGCCAACCTCTTGAGAAAGTGCAGCAATACACTGAGAGGGATCGTTTCTTGTCTACCTCAGAG GCTATGGAGTTTGGGCTTATCGATGGCATCTTGGAAACAGAATACTGA
- the LOC8279519 gene encoding dehydrodolichyl diphosphate synthase complex subunit NUS1 isoform X2, giving the protein MIGDLGLRLLWHFVHLLVSLWYLGAGIAQVTESYLISNGLLNRYKTLDVGKLRYLAIVVESEDAYQISEVLQLLQWLEAIGVKHLCLYDSEGVLKKSKKFIIERLPNAIQLEEAVEKDLPLDHKHMTLEFASVSDGKEAIAKAANLLFMNYMKSAKTNIGQEEVITEAHMDEALRTLGYKGTDPDLLLVYGPVRCHLGFPAWRIRYTEIVHMGPLKSMRYGSLIKAIYKFTTVCQKYGK; this is encoded by the exons ATG ATTGGTGATCTTGGTCTTCGACTTCTGTGGCATTTTGTACATCTTCTTGTCAGCTTATGGTACCTTGGAGCTGGAATAGCCCAAGTGACTGAAAGCTATCTAATCTCTAATGGACTACTAAATCGCTACAAAACCCTTGATGTTGGTAAGCTCCGTTACCTTGCCATCGTGGTAGAAAGTGAAGATGCTTACCAAATTTCTGAAGTTCTTCAGCTTTTGCAATGGTTGGAGGCTATTGGTGTGAAGCATCTATGCCTCTATGATTCAGAAG GAGTTCTCAAGAAGTCCAAGAAATTCATTATAGAAAGGTTGCCTAATGCAATACAATTAGAG GAAGCAGTTGAAAAAGATTTGCCATTGGACCACAAACATATGACTCTGGAATTTGCCTCTGTCTCTGATGGAAAGGAAGCAATAGCCAAGGCTGCTAACCTGCTCTTTATGAATTATATGAAGTCAGCTAAAACCAATATAGGACAGGAAGAAGTCATTACAGAGGCTCACATGGATGAGGCATTAAGAACTTTAG GTTATAAAGGAACAGATCCTGACCTGCTATTAGTTTATGGACCTGTAAGATGCCACCTAGGATTCCCAGCATGGAGAATTCGGTATACCGAGATAGT GCATATGGGGCCACTGAAATCCATGAGATATGGTTCCCTAATAAAAGCCATTTACAAGTTCACAACGGTGTGCCAAAAGTATG GTAAATGA
- the LOC8279519 gene encoding dehydrodolichyl diphosphate synthase complex subunit NUS1 isoform X1, translating into MDFKVEVQYWTNQIGDLGLRLLWHFVHLLVSLWYLGAGIAQVTESYLISNGLLNRYKTLDVGKLRYLAIVVESEDAYQISEVLQLLQWLEAIGVKHLCLYDSEGVLKKSKKFIIERLPNAIQLEEAVEKDLPLDHKHMTLEFASVSDGKEAIAKAANLLFMNYMKSAKTNIGQEEVITEAHMDEALRTLGYKGTDPDLLLVYGPVRCHLGFPAWRIRYTEIVHMGPLKSMRYGSLIKAIYKFTTVCQKYGK; encoded by the exons ATGGATTTCAAAGTTGAAGTTCAGTATTGGACTAATCAG ATTGGTGATCTTGGTCTTCGACTTCTGTGGCATTTTGTACATCTTCTTGTCAGCTTATGGTACCTTGGAGCTGGAATAGCCCAAGTGACTGAAAGCTATCTAATCTCTAATGGACTACTAAATCGCTACAAAACCCTTGATGTTGGTAAGCTCCGTTACCTTGCCATCGTGGTAGAAAGTGAAGATGCTTACCAAATTTCTGAAGTTCTTCAGCTTTTGCAATGGTTGGAGGCTATTGGTGTGAAGCATCTATGCCTCTATGATTCAGAAG GAGTTCTCAAGAAGTCCAAGAAATTCATTATAGAAAGGTTGCCTAATGCAATACAATTAGAG GAAGCAGTTGAAAAAGATTTGCCATTGGACCACAAACATATGACTCTGGAATTTGCCTCTGTCTCTGATGGAAAGGAAGCAATAGCCAAGGCTGCTAACCTGCTCTTTATGAATTATATGAAGTCAGCTAAAACCAATATAGGACAGGAAGAAGTCATTACAGAGGCTCACATGGATGAGGCATTAAGAACTTTAG GTTATAAAGGAACAGATCCTGACCTGCTATTAGTTTATGGACCTGTAAGATGCCACCTAGGATTCCCAGCATGGAGAATTCGGTATACCGAGATAGT GCATATGGGGCCACTGAAATCCATGAGATATGGTTCCCTAATAAAAGCCATTTACAAGTTCACAACGGTGTGCCAAAAGTATG GTAAATGA
- the LOC8279522 gene encoding uncharacterized protein LOC8279522 produces MKNHELNDQEISTKKKNAATKRRHDNIVNNNNNNDQEADDKDFLTLSLTWGEPKPPKRTTPNTNNTQHQHQFPPLILPPHQVFQNPSPQQTLTNSSHPLFTPPVLPISASNNLDPYNNAASSSTATAAAAANVGPSRAPPRARRNPTQTPRDHGKSENILAPFPWATNHRARVHNLDYLLSRKIDNVTGLVQCKRCEKQYELGFNLREKFVEVGTFIAENKNSMHDRAPGVWMTPALPTCKYCDQENSVKPVICDKKKGINWLFLLLGQMLGCCTLEQLKYFCKHTKNHRTGAKDRVLYLTYLGLCKQLDPNGPFDR; encoded by the coding sequence ATGAAGAATCACGAACTcaatgaccaagaaatctcaacaaagaaaaaaaacgcCGCAACGAAAAGAAGACATGACAATATTgttaacaataacaataacaatgaTCAAGAAGCCGATGACAAAGATTTCCTTACTCTTTCTTTAACTTGGGGCGAACCAAAACCACCCAAAAGAACTACTCCTAATACAAATAATACCCAGCATCAACATCAGTTCCCACCACTAATCTTACCTCCACATCAAGTTTTCCAAAACCCATCTCCACAGCAAACCCTAACCAATTCTTCACACCCATTATTCACACCACCAGTGTTACCGATATCAGCATCTAATAATCTTGACCCATATAACAATGCTGCTTCTAGTAGTACTGctactgctgctgctgctgctaatGTTGGTCCTTCTCGTGCTCCTCCACGTGCCCGCCGCAACCCTACACAAACACCCCGTGATCATGGTAAGAGTGAAAACATTCTTGCACCATTCCCTTGGGCAACAAATCATCGAGCCAGAGTGCATAATCTCGATTACTTGTTGTCAAGAAAGATTGATAATGTTACTGGATTGGTTCAGTGCAAAAGATGTGAGAAACAATATGAGTTAGGGTTTAATCTAAGAGAAAAGTTTGTCGAGGTGGGTACATTTATTGCTgaaaataagaattcaatgCATGATAGAGCTCCTGGTGTTTGGATGACTCCTGCTCTACCAACTTGCAAGTATTGTGATCAAGAAAATAGTGTAAAGCCAGTGATTTGTGATAAGAAGAAAGGGATCAATTGGTTGTTTTTGCTATTGGGTCAGATGCTTGGATGCTGCACTCTTGAACAACTCAAGTATTTTTGCAAGCATACAAAGAATCATCGCACGGGGGCTAAAGATCGTGTTCTTTATCTTACTTATCTTGGTTTATGTAAACAGCTTGATCCTAATGGTCCCTTTGATCGCTGA